DNA from Panthera leo isolate Ple1 chromosome D2, P.leo_Ple1_pat1.1, whole genome shotgun sequence:
AAAGCCAGTTTTATTAATGGTGTGTATTGTGTACCTACCTACTACTCTAtgagaattgattttttttactaaGCCTGATTCACGTGGATTGAGGTTACACTAACTGTTGTTTGTTAATGAAAATCATGGGCCCATTTTTAAAGTACTAGTTGTCAACTGGAGTGGGTTCTCTGAACTTTCAAGGCTAATAGCCGTTAAATTCTTCCAGAGTCCacaccttttatttctcctttttcattgtCCCCTTGTAGATGCCTCTGCCTTGGCATCTCAGGTAGACTGTTACTGATTCCAAATGACTTTGTATCTTGTGCACTAGCTAGCTCTACTGCTCAACGTAGAAGCAATATGTCTTTAATTCAGGGTTCAGCCCGTTACTATTCAACTCTAACCTGAGGGTAGTGCCACTCCTGTAACCCTCTTCATCTGAATTCTGAGAGCCAGGTTACAAACAGAAACCAACCACTGATTATTTCAGTGTAATGAAGCATCTACTGTCAAGGCAATCCTTTGTTAAGCCCCCTACATACTGAATCTTAAGATCCAGAAATTAAAATCAGTGTacttatggaaaataaaagcatgtttGAAATTGTTAAAGAGGTAAATCTTATTTGAttattgcaaaatgaaaaatactatgaTGTCCAATTACTATTAAACATTCATTCTATAAGATTATGTTGTACTGAAAACTGGTGGCTTTCTGCAGATTCCAAAGTCCAAGTAGTAGAAACTTACATAGTCCATTTCCTTGTGAGCTTTTTGAAACAATCTGATTGAAAACACATCTGAAATTAATGTGGAATCATGTTATTTTGCTACAACAGAAAATAGTTCTCCTTTATGTttaacctaaagaaaataaactagtgcaagaaaagaaaaatacttttatccatgaaggaaagaataaatatttgacttaaatatttgtctttttctgtaaaatttgtttaattataGTTTGGACTGGCAGCATTTTAGGTACTTGATGCTGAccattctacacacacacacacacacacacacacacacacacacacatatatcaggGACAGTTAAAATATCACTACAGCCATTTTCAATATATACCAAACAATTTGGCTTAATTTCATTAGCAATTGATACTTAAATACACTCATTTATGAATAATTGAAAACCTTGTTTAGTTTAATAGACCTACTTATTctccagaagtttatttttaaacaggttTACTATCAGAAATACTGTTCAATAAGGCATACTGAATATAAGAAGCATCAGACTTagctttatatactttatttcttaagcaaagtaaaaaatgaaacacCTGGATGAAAGTACCCTGAATGTTGCAAGCTGAGAGTGAAATCTGGTGAAAGATTGACCTAACATGTTAAAATCAAGAAGTAAAAGCCACCAAGTTGTCTCTGAAAAAACACCAAGATATGTTCCTCATGGTATGTTGTCTCTTCACCAAGCCCACCTCAAGGTGAAAGTGATTATGTAACCAATTTGACTATcatcaaaatacatttaacattaacttattcttttaaaaaggacttcttaaaaagcttttttagTCCCGCTTTGTGAACAATTGTTTACATTATCTTGATTGAAGGTGTTCTGAAATTTAAGTTGGCAGGAcaaattactgtattttaatattatgaaatTTTGCTAGGAGGAGAGTATTCATTAAAACACATAATTACCAAAATGTGGCATTGTTGTATACATGTTTTAACAAAATTAGCCAAGCAAGGATGATAATAAGCTGACAAACTACGAAATATGAATCTAATGGAATAACATCAGTCACTAGAACAATCTGGCACTGGGGTTTAGAAAATTTCTATTTAGTAGTTACTGAAAGAGGTATTCTGCATCtttgaaatacagaaagagaggaaataaaaggatTAATTACCTCCACAAGTTAGATCTAAAAATTCCAGCCCTCTGAAGAGCAAAAAGTTTTGAGGAGTAGTTACTTGCTGTCTGCTGTTCTAAAATACAGGCCAATTACCGACCACATATGAAGGAGGCTGACAGTGGCAAAGGACAGATGACAGTTTTCAGATGATACAGCTGAACAGTTTCTGCTCCAACATGTTATACTTATGTGAGGATCCAGAAGCAATGGGTGAACTTCAATGATATTGAGGCCCAATTCTTCACAGAGGCCCAACCCATTTGCTTTGTATGACAGGTAGATAACTCTTTCTTggtgaaatttatattttaaaattgctacAAAAGGCTCACAGTAAAATGAACCCTATAGAGTATTCTTTTGCAAACTATTATCAAGTAAAATGGAGAACCATATTTGCCTATTTGATTCAGAATGtctttctttgagattttattAAGCTGGTGTGCAACTATTTTATCTAATGAGCCGGGTATTTTGATAGTCTCTAGGCCCACCAAACATATGGCAGGTTAGTGATCCTTCCAAATAGGGGCAACCAGGGAGAGAAGACTAGAGAGAAATGAGTCCTGGGGTAATTCCTTTGGCAAACAATGAATGCTGTTTTCAGCAGTGTCTGAGTGCATTTTTGATCTGAAGAGGCGatagcatttttcaaaaagttttctgTGGTCATGAGACTAATCCTGGAACCTAAAAGTCATTTCCAGCTTGACCACGCCACCACACTTTCCACAAAGCCACATCTCGTCTGAGTTCCTGGCCTTGGTCAGAGTTCTGAAAGCAGCCACAAATGTGTAGTCTCCGAGTGGGCACTTGtttgtaagtatttattttcCGGAGCCCACTCAGGAGTCGAGAGAAGCTATAGGCTGTTAGAGAGGACGGAACAATGAGTCAAAACAACGCCTCCCCACTTTTACACTAATGCATGGGGGAAATCCCCGGAACGCTAGCATTTGATTATGAATGGAGATTGCTTGGGGGGTGAGAGGGCTGGTGTTGAAAGGCCAGCAAAGAAAACCTGGGAGATCCTAACTTGGTCAAAGCACTGGATAACTTTTGAACTCCCACCAAGTAAATCTTTCATCAACGATTTCTGCAGcaaaaatattgttgaaaagtatttatttacacTATAGTCATAAACCATCCATTATCTGAATTTTGGTTAGTGGTTTTGCGTTAGAAtaaatcatttctatttccaCAACTATTAAGAGCTAATAACCAAACAAGTCAGCTCCAGTAATATTATTTACATTCTTATCTGCAATTCAACTACAAAGGTAACACTTTTAAGTCACAAAACAGAGCATACaaaaatatactttctaaaaaaaaatccaaatattaatAGGCAGAAATATACAGCCATACTAAACCCagggagtgattttttttttccatagtaaGGCAACCCATTTACATGCAGACCCTTTAACATTGTCTACATCACACAAGGCACCAAGGACACTTCCAACACAACTGCATGCATCCTAGTTTCAGAGAATATATGTACATCCCCCTTTAAATAAGTTAATCTCTGACTCATTTCAGGAGAtcataaatgctttttttcccgAAGGTTCAGAACTTGGAGAACAGTGCAcatcaaaaatacacaaaatctgAGTGGATATACACTGAAAAAATAGTCTTTACACTTCTCAAACAACTCAAAAAGGAGCAGATATTGCTATGTCCCTCCCATCACATTGCACTTCCGTTCTCTGAGTTTATAATACATATTGCTTAAAGGGTTGGAACGACTAGATAAGCTTTGATTCACTGTTCTAGGGCCACAGAATGCAGCATAAAGGCCATGCTTCATTCACTGTACAGCATCCCCAAATCAGTCCCAAGCCATAAAGTGCACATCAGCTTTGCTTCTTTTTGCTGCCCCCACCTGAAGGGATCAGCATCTCCCAACCTACTATTGTAGAAAAAGTCTCAAATCAACTCTGACATCCAGAGTCAAAACCTGTAATGGGACAAGATatgagagaagggaagcaaaacctAGTCAAACAACCCTTTAAAGCAGGGTCAGGCCTCAGCCCTCTAGGCCAGGgaccccacccaacacccttctGCACCTCCCCATTATCTTAGGGTGATAGTCAACCCACCTAAGAGACACTAAAGTGGGCTAAGTTTTAGGAAGGACCTGTTTCTAAGTGAAAAGGGGGCAGTGCTGGGCTCCACCTAGGCCCTTCGccctggaagggagaggggggcaggaaaGGGTGGTAGTGTTTGTTGTGCAGTTGAAGTGGACCAGTGGACGAAGAGCCTCCGGGGCCTCAAGGAGCTGGTGTGTCAGCCTGAGTCTCATTCAAGGTGTCCGGGTCCGAGAGGAGCAAGGGGCGAGGGACCCGCCGCCGATAGTGCCACTGTTGCTGCTGCACAGGGCCCCCCCAGCCTGCGTGCCTCCAGTGCAAGAGGCTGCGGAGGCAGCTGGCACGGATGAGGAAGGCGCACTGCTTTTGCGCTCCTTCTGTCTCAGGTGGATCTTGGTGTGGCGCTTCCTCTCGTCACTCCGGGCGAACTTGCGGCCGCAGTAGTCACAGGCAAAGGGCTTCTCGCCAGTGTGAGTGCGGATGTGGGTAGTGAGATGGTCACTGCGGCTGAAGTTGCGCATGCAAATCCGACACTGGAAGGGTTTGTGTCCCGTGTGGATGCGGATGTGTCTGGTCAGCTCATCAGAGCGGGAGAAGCGCCGGTCACAGCCTTCTGCTGGGCACGGGTAGGGCCTCTCATGCACTGGGGTCTTGCTAGGCCTGTTGGGGTACTTGCGAGGCCTCAGAATGGGCCGCAGCGGCAGGTGGTGCGGGTTATAGGCGGCAGCAGCGGCTGCTGCCGAGCTGCTGCCAGGCAGCCGGGGTCCCTCACTGCCTCCACTGGCCCCTGGCCCCGCGGCCCCAGCACTGGGACCGGCCAGGGTAAAGTTGCGAATGGTGGAGAGcggagtgagtggaggagggactcGCAAGGAGTccagggggcagggaaagggtTTGCGGTCTGGGCCAGCTGTACCATGTAGGTCTCTCTGGCACTGTGATGGGAAGAATCCAGGATAGTCCGGGATCATGGGAAAGAGACCCGGGTCCGTGGCTGGCTTAGGGGAGGGGTAGGAAGGAGGCGGTGGGTAGGCCAGGGAGGAGGATGTGGAGGTGGTGGCTGCTGACAGGAATGCCGAGGGGTCCTGGTAGAGGTCTCCTGCGCAGCCAGAGTAAGGAGGAGGTGGTGGCGGTGGAGAGTAGAGATGGTCCAGGTCAGGCTGGGTCTGAGACATGGTGCACACACCCAGGGGTCCTGTGGCCAGTgggttgggggaggcagaggtgaCGCTGGACGAGGCTGTGGTCGAAGCTGGGGAGGTAACCCCTTGCAGGATGCCTGCACTCACAATATTGATGATGCCTTCTGGGTAGCAGCTGGCACCAGGGTACTGGGGGTCAATGGAGAACTTGCCCATGTACGTGAAGGTCTGGTTTCTAGGTGCAGAGACAGGAGCAAAGCTGCTGGGATATGGGAGATCCAAGGACCTCTTCTCTCCAGTCATGTCAATGTTGATCATGCCAtctggggagggaaaagaaagaatggaggtGGAGCGATGagaatgcagccaagaatccctTCTCACCCACTCTCACACAGGTCCATTCCCAAAGCCCAGGATCTTAGCATAGTAGAGCTGGGGCAGAGCCCAACAGGTGGAAAAATTGAAGCCTAGGGGACAGTAAGAAGAGGGTAGCCCAGGATCCCACTGTGGCAGCCAATGACAGTCTGGGACTCAAACTACCCAGAAAAGCAGGATGAACTACTCCCAACCCCCACACACAACCATCTGTGGCTCTCCTCCCCAATAAAAACACccaataatagcaacaacaatattaaaaattccCCATCTGCCTGgaacttctctgcctctcctttgccTGGGGGTCCCACGGCTGGGGCTCCAGGGCAGACCCTAACCAGAAGACTGATCCCAGCCAGTGCCGCCCGAGAGGGGAGCCTGAGAAAGAGATCAGAGATTTCCTGGATGCTCCCCATCCCCGGCGCttccgtccctccctctcccgctgCGCTACAGCTGACGGCTGCAGGAGGGTATGGGGCTCTGCAGTGGAAGGAATCTATAggtttcctttcccttccaaCCTTCCCGGCCATGCCCAACACCCGCACGCCCTAGCCCGAGGCCGGTGGCGGAGCTTCGAGGAAGGAGCGGGGGCCGCGGGAGACCACTTTCCACTGCATCGCCAAGGAAACCAGCGGCTCCGGTGCCCCCGCGGGCCTCCTTCGCCACCGGGGGGCTGCTTCCCGCCGTTGCCcgccctccacctcctcctcctccttcccgcCTCGCCAACCCCCTCAACTTGGCGGGCGGCGCGCAGGTGGGGGCGCTCCTTCTGGCCGCACCCGGAACGCGCTCGGAGATTTTCCCCGGGTCGGCTCTGCCCGGGAGGGAGCGGCGGACGCTTTCCTCTGGCGCTTCGCCGCCGCTCGGCTCTCCAGCTCTCCTCCGGAGCCCCGAACTTTCCCGTCACTTTGTCCCTGCCCCGGGAGAGGAAAGGCCGAGGTTCCGCCAGCCCAAGGGCCAGCACAAGCCCCGAAGCCTGGCGGGGCACCTCTTCTACTCTTATTCCTGCGCCCGCAGGGGGCTGGGCGCGCCGCGGCGCACGCCCGCCCGCTCGCTGACGACCTGGTGCATCTGCCCGCGCGCCCAGCTCCAGCGATCTGGTCCTTGCTCCCGCGGGCTCCTCCTGCATCCCGTTCAGTCAACACCATCCACCTCGCACCCAAACCTCTCCTCCAAGTCCTGCACACGCACCGTACCCCACCCACCACTTTCGAGCCGCTTGGGTCCCGGCCCGCGAAGGGGACATGGGGCTTACCTCCGGCCACTCCGTTCATCTGATCAAAGGGGCCTCCCAGTTCGGCATTGGGGAAGATGGTCACCGACGTGGCGGCGAGGTCCTCCACCGGGTAGATGTTGTCAGACAGCTGGTGCACAAAACCACTGAGAGTTACTGGGATTTTGTCTACGGCCTTGGCGGTCATCATTTGCTCCTCGCACAACCTGGAGACCCAACTCCCTCTCTACCTGGAGTGTCAGAGAAGCCGTTTTGGAGAGGGATTGGACTGAGTCTAAGTTGGTACCTCCTTTTGCCCTCCACACTTAAaagcaaccacaaaaaaaaaaaaaaaaaaatccaacagaaataaaactaGCAAAACAAGTTGCTgtttttctaagaagaaaaatgactatTTGCCACTGACTCTTCTCCTGTGTTCCGGCTGGGAAGCCAGGAGTTGCTGGTGTAGTGTTATTATAACAGTCAGTGTGTCCCCTCGCCGAGCTATTAATCAATTGCTGCTCTCTCGGTTAGACGGAAAGTGTTGCTGTAAGTATTTATGGGCAGGTTCTCAATGCCCGTGACGTCGCTGCCCATATATGGACTGAGGAACAGGGCTGGGCCAGGCGGCTTCTTGCCGTCACATGGCCGATTTGCATACAGTCTCGGCAGCGCGGACTCCGCCGGGCTCGCGACTCCCGGCTCTCAGACCGCGGGGAATCGCGGGGGTCTAAGACGCGCAGGCCGAGCCGCAGTCCGGTCCAGGGCGCCGAGCCTAGCGGGGAGCCGGCGCCCCGCGAGTCCGGCTCAGGCCACGGGGGAAGAGCGTGCAGGTCCTAGCTGCGGCGCTGCCTCCCGGAGCGGGGAGGAATTCCGGTTCTCCGAGGCTTTCCAAAAAAGGCGAAGATCCGGTGCCGGCGGCTCCGCCTCCCCAGCCCTTGTTTGGGAGCCATTCCGGAAAATTAAACTTCGGAAAGAAACCGAGCGGAGCCGAGACACTACAGTCAAACCCCTACTCACTTTCTTGGCAACTCAAAACCGCAAGCAAAAGGAGGCagcgaagaaaaaaaaaaaaaaaaaaagctgcatgcATTCACGGAAGCTGACTGCTTTTTTCTGAATTACTTGGTGGAAAGAAGTGGCTGGTGATAAGAGTGAATGCGGTATTGCTTTTTTGGAAAGTCTGTTCTATTTATACAGGAGCGAAAACGGAACAggtttggggttgtttgtttgtttaagtatttCGGGCACcttgggggctggtgggggtaGACCCTAGGAAGAACAGAATAACTGCGGCGAGCTTCGAGAGAAATCCTCAGCCGGAGACACCCCCCTTCCTCTGCCCGcgcgctccccaccccccttcagcTGCTGCGCGGAGCGGGCGCCCTTCCCGGCGCGTCTGGGCGGTCGGCTGTGTGGGGGCGTCCAGATGGAGGCTTGGACACTCACCCTGCCCCgccacgcacgcacacacacacacacacactgctacaCTCACACACGCTCCACTTCCGCTACACACACTCCCGCCCCCGCTGCCTTCTTCACACACCCACTCGCACACCTTACGCTACACACCTCCCTGTTGACAGCGCGCCGGGGCGCCCGCCCCGCCGAGCGGGCGCTGGGCTTTGCCGGACAGGATGCTCTGCCAAGACACCCCACCTCACCTTCTCCGGCCGTATGGCCGCCACCGCGGCCCCCGACCCCCGAAAGCCCACACTCTCGGGAAGTGCGCCCTGCCCTCACCCGAGCCCTACTCCACAACACGCACATTTGGAAGAATCTTCTTGCTTTGCCTCGCCAAGAGCCACCTCGGTGAGCTCAGCGAGGTCCTGAGGGACAGCAAACAGCGTCGCTAATGCCAATTTCAGGCCGCCATGACCCCACACGCGTTTCCCTTTtcgagtaaaaacaaaaaaacaaaaaacactgaccCCGATGGAAACCTTTCTGGTTAGTTctcaaagcaattttttaaaacttttcagagGTCCAGACAGCTGTGGGTTCTGGCTCGCTGCACGCAACGCTCCTGCCTCCCGGTCCATAGCCGGAGCGCTCCGGGCTTGGCCCGGGCTCCGCCGGAGGCTGGTCCCAGGTGCCCGAGCCGGCGCACCGCCTCCTGCCTGGCTCTCTGTACCGCTCAAAGCCACCACGACCTGGGATGGAGAGCGGGGGCAGCCTCTAGGGcctggcccggcccggcccttTCCCGCCCCCGGCCCGGGACGGCCGCAGCCTCGTGGGGGCCCGCGCGGGCGAGAGCCACGACGCCACGCCGTGGAGGAAGCGCGGCGCTGCAGGCGGCTCTCCCGCCGCCGCTCACctgccgcggccgccgccgcagCCGGCCCGCTCTCACCCGGCCCCGCGCGCGGCCGTCAGGGTCCGGGGGCGACTGGGAGCGGGCTATGCTTCTCCACCCAAGGGTCACGTTTCCCCCTGCCCGCCGTGAAATCTTCTCCGGCGGCCGGCCACCTTCCGGACTTCAAACGCCCAGTAAAATTTTG
Protein-coding regions in this window:
- the EGR2 gene encoding E3 SUMO-protein ligase EGR2 isoform X1 yields the protein MNGVAGDGMINIDMTGEKRSLDLPYPSSFAPVSAPRNQTFTYMGKFSIDPQYPGASCYPEGIINIVSAGILQGVTSPASTTASSSVTSASPNPLATGPLGVCTMSQTQPDLDHLYSPPPPPPPYSGCAGDLYQDPSAFLSAATTSTSSSLAYPPPPSYPSPKPATDPGLFPMIPDYPGFFPSQCQRDLHGTAGPDRKPFPCPLDSLRVPPPLTPLSTIRNFTLAGPSAGAAGPGASGGSEGPRLPGSSSAAAAAAAYNPHHLPLRPILRPRKYPNRPSKTPVHERPYPCPAEGCDRRFSRSDELTRHIRIHTGHKPFQCRICMRNFSRSDHLTTHIRTHTGEKPFACDYCGRKFARSDERKRHTKIHLRQKERKSSAPSSSVPAASAASCTGGTQAGGALCSSNSGTIGGGSLAPCSSRTRTP
- the EGR2 gene encoding E3 SUMO-protein ligase EGR2 isoform X2, with product MMTAKAVDKIPVTLSGFVHQLSDNIYPVEDLAATSVTIFPNAELGGPFDQMNGVAGDGMINIDMTGEKRSLDLPYPSSFAPVSAPRNQTFTYMGKFSIDPQYPGASCYPEGIINIVSAGILQGVTSPASTTASSSVTSASPNPLATGPLGVCTMSQTQPDLDHLYSPPPPPPPYSGCAGDLYQDPSAFLSAATTSTSSSLAYPPPPSYPSPKPATDPGLFPMIPDYPGFFPSQCQRDLHGTAGPDRKPFPCPLDSLRVPPPLTPLSTIRNFTLAGPSAGAAGPGASGGSEGPRLPGSSSAAAAAAAYNPHHLPLRPILRPRKYPNRPSKTPVHERPYPCPAEGCDRRFSRSDELTRHIRIHTGHKPFQCRICMRNFSRSDHLTTHIRTHTGEKPFACDYCGRKFARSDERKRHTKIHLRQKERKSSAPSSSVPAASAASCTGGTQAGGALCSSNSGTIGGGSLAPCSSRTRTP